CTTTAGAGCTAGAAAAAATTGGTTCTTGGTTGGATGAGGATAGGCACAGTCCTTCACTTATTAAAGAAGCGTTAAAAGAGGCTGTGTTTGCTGGAAAACTAAGCATTCGCTATATCGATCGGATTTTGTTGGAGTGGAAAAAGAAAAATATAACCACACCACAGGCTGCACATAAGCAAGGCGAACAGTTCCGTGAAAAGCAAAACTTGAATAGACCGCAATCCCGCACGTTACAGCAAGAAACGCAGTCGACAAATAAAGTACCATTTTATAACTGGTTAGAAGAAAGAGAATAGGGGGATTTTAGGGAATGTTAACAAAAAAGCAGTGGGAGCATTGTCTAGCTGAAATGGACCGCATGTTTCCTAATGCACATTGTGAACTTGTGCATGACAACCCGTTCGAGCTGACAATCGCCACGTTATTATCTGCACAATGTACGGATGTACTTGTTAATAAAGTAACGAAAACGTTGTTTCAAAAATATAAAACACCCGAAGATTATTTAGCGGTGTCCTTAGAGGAGCTACAACAGGATATTCGTTCTATTGGTCTTTATCGAAATAAAGCAAAAAATATTCAACTTTTATGTGAGCGACTTTTGACTGAGTACGCGGGGCAAATTCCTGCAAGTCGTGAGGAACTTGTTACCTTGCCAGGTGTAGGTCGTAAAACAGCGAATGTTGTACTATCCGTAGCCTTTGATATACCAGCGCTTGCAGTCGATACACATGTAGAGCGCGTATCTAAACGATTAGGCTTATGTCGTTGGAAAGACTCTGTTCTTGAGGTGGAAGAAACGATTATGAAAAAAACACCGATGGACAAGTGGTCGAAAACCCATCATCAGCTAATTTTCTTCGGCCGCTATCATTGCAAGGCACAAAATCCAGGATGCTCAACATGTCCGTTATTAGGTGATTGTCGTGAAGGACAAAAGCGTTTAAAAAAAGGACTGGTAACCAAAGCATGAATATTGATGCAATCACAAAAGAAAAAATTGATGAATGGTTTGCAGAGTGGACATTGCTAGAAGCGCAAATACATGCAGCCCATCAGGCACGTAATGGGGAAGCAAAAGGACTTATGGAAGAGGCTATACGATTGTTTGAACGTTTAGTTTACGAAGCAGGTGAAGAAGTTATGCCCATAAATGGAGTGGAACGTTTAACTTTTATTAAAACGAAACCAGGTCAATATGCGTGTTATCGTCAAATAGATGAATTATTTAAAGAAACGAAAAAACGAACAGCACGTTTGCGCTTACAGGCGACCAAACGCTAAAGAATACATGTTAGATAAAAGGTTGTCCGGTAAGTGATTGAACTTACGGACAACCTTTTTTATTAATATAAAAACAGGAGTAGAAAATATTTCATTTTCTACTCCTGTTATGTTTAGATTAACTATTGTTCACTATCGTTATCTTCGTTTGGCACTACGGGGTCAGTTGGTGTTACAGGAGGTTGGCTACCAGCATTATTGCCATTGTTGTCAGTGCCATTGCCAGTATTTCCATTGTTACCGTTATTGCCGTTATTACCACCGTTGTTATTGCCATTATTGCCGTTGTTGCCATTGCCGTTAGGATTGCCATTGTCCTCACCATTGCCTTGATCAGGCGGTGTAGGTTGTTCAATATCTGGATTATCTGGATCTTCGGTACCTAAATCCTCATCAGGCATGCTCGAAATCTCGAAAGATGTCGTTCCTGGTTCACTGCGTGTACCATCTACAATCGCTACGACAGAAATCGTGTATTTCCCATCTTCTAATGTGTTGCTAACAGTTAAACCTTTATTGTCAGTAGTACCAAGCACTACCGTTTCGCCACCTTCACGTGTAGCAGATACTTCAAAAGTAGTAGCCATTGGTTCATCTGTTTCTGGGTCAAGAATGGCATCATGTTCCCAGCCAATATTAATAGATTGACCTGCTAAATCTAAACTTGCACTTACATTGTAAGGTGTAGAAAGTTCAGGTGCTTCATACTCATTTGAAACCTCTGTAGGTTCTGTACCACGAACAAATAGTTCTGTTTGGCGCAATTCACTTGGAGTATAATCACTAGCTAGTTTCAATG
This DNA window, taken from Lysinibacillus sp. FSL M8-0337, encodes the following:
- the nth gene encoding endonuclease III, whose translation is MLTKKQWEHCLAEMDRMFPNAHCELVHDNPFELTIATLLSAQCTDVLVNKVTKTLFQKYKTPEDYLAVSLEELQQDIRSIGLYRNKAKNIQLLCERLLTEYAGQIPASREELVTLPGVGRKTANVVLSVAFDIPALAVDTHVERVSKRLGLCRWKDSVLEVEETIMKKTPMDKWSKTHHQLIFFGRYHCKAQNPGCSTCPLLGDCREGQKRLKKGLVTKA
- a CDS encoding YpoC family protein, which codes for MNIDAITKEKIDEWFAEWTLLEAQIHAAHQARNGEAKGLMEEAIRLFERLVYEAGEEVMPINGVERLTFIKTKPGQYACYRQIDELFKETKKRTARLRLQATKR